tatttacttataatTAAGTGTATTTCATAAAAGTgagatttttatttattttttttaattaagtgATTCCATGTCTGGTTCATCATCATTATCGATCAAAGCAAAAGACAAAGTAAACAAGGATTtgttgttcatcatcatcatcatcatcatcatcaaaagacGATGTTTTACAGGTCTAAAATTTATTTTTAGGGTTTTTGTGTTTGGGGATACATTCAGGGGCGGAACTTAGTTATATCCGGAGGGGGTGCCCGCCCCCTccggatttgaaaaaaaaaaaaaatttacactaaaaaaatttttttttactaacaaataaggttttttttagtgtttaccctccTGACATTGaaacttttattaaatttttacattcGCCCCACCTGTGtccgagttcaagttccgccactggatACATTGTAGCAAGAAAAAATTGTGGTTGCTCAAATGCTGCGAAGTAGCATACAACCGTGGGTATAACCATCACAAATCTTTGGAGGTTGAAGATGATGATATTGTTCAAAGTGCCCATCTTCTTGTTGTTCTTCAAGGAATTGACATCCGGATATAACCATCAACACCATATCTCAATCGATGGATGTGACTCAACTGTTTAAGTTTAAGATTAACGACTTGGAAGAAATCGTTaatcaggcaggatttaaaactcatgaaaatttgattctaccattttcatggcgtctattattattttttattttagtatttttatgttttattttttataaaaaaaactacTTCTTACTTAAAggtcggaggtcctctcggaagaaatctctttatccgtcgaataaagagagagatgactttctctactcttaaaAGTGTTTCACTCAggatggagaaatgacttgtctttattcttggATAGTGGAAGGATCGTGTACATATCACCTcctccatacaccactcatgtgataTTGAATTTTGTTGTTGTGTGACTTGGAAGAAATCGATCTGAAACACAGATCCTTTTTCACATCGTTTACCAATTAATTTGTGAAACCCACTAATTTGTCTACTAAATTTGTGAAACCCATTAATTAGTGAACCCCACTTGACAATCAGTTTGTCAACCACTTAATTGGTGAAATCCACTCATCGATCTGGAAATATTTTACCGGTTGTAAATAAAAGGATGAaaatatttatagttatattttatttattatgtttataTCTGAGTTGTAATTAGAATGATGAAAataccttaaaaaaaaaaaaaaaaggagaggTGACTACCTGGTAGCAGGTAAAGAGTAAACTTTTTGAAAATATATAACCGACACCAAGATTATTTAATGTATATAACCTATAATGTAacaaaaatgaaacaaaaatgaaagtatatagtcTAACCCTAAGATTAAAGATAAGTAGATGACCCGTGTTTTCCTTGCAAAATATCTTACCTTTTAGAGATTTGTTTTTGGGTCCAAACTCAACCATACACATGTCAACCCGAAAGGAAAAAAATATATGTTTTGACTTTTGACCCATTACTGACCCACCTATTTTGCCACCTCTCTTCCAAGGCTTGCAAAAACAACAACTACCCATTTGGCAACATGAAGCTAGCCACAAAAGAGTGTGCTACTACTCAAAATGTAGAAAAGCTTGAAAGGAGCAAATTACAAACACATGGCATGGTTTTGTTCTAATTATTTAGGGAACAAAATTCCAACCAAAATACATTGCAAAATTCAACAACCAGATATTTAGCCATCCATGCATGCAAATTTCATGATATTGTAATCTTTAACCCTAGAAACAGACCTTAAACTTCAAAATAATAAAAGTAAAGTAGATGAGAACTACAAACGGACCTTTGTTTTTTAATATATTCTTCTATCAATTATGCCAACACAGATTACGCCTACCTTCTTGCAATATCTCAAACGCCAATTTGTATCTTTCTATAGATGCTGCACCCGCGTCAATATAGCTATGAGCTTCTTCTCTTAAACTCCACACCATCAACGCTTTAAAATCCTGGGACCCACCTCCAGATTCAGCATCACGAAGAATACCATATTTAGCACTTTTCGTCCACCTATGCAAAATGTAACGAGACGGGATTTCTCTTACATTCATTATTTGGAACACTTTTAATGCGTGCCTACACAAAACACCCTCAAATTCAAACATCCTGCAACTGCAACTGATATTAAGATTCGAAGCATTAAAAGCAACAGTATTTCGCTCGTCTCCATTACCACATCTCTGAACTAAATATCGACTAATTGCACCCTCGATGTTTATTTTTATCCCGACATAACTGTAACTTTCTAGAAGCTCTTTTTGGAATACTTTGAATACAGTTATTGTGTAATGTCGTCTGCATTGCTCCTCTAACGGGTCTTTTGTGTGAAGAACGGTTTGTAAGTTGAATGAATTATAATCCTCTTTTCGTTCTTCTTCACGATTATGCTCAATTGCTTTCTCGTAACGCATGATAAATTCATTAAGCGGGACTTGAGACGTTAAAATCGCTCCGAAATAAGATTTGATTGTCCCGTCAACTGGGATGCCAGCAAAAAAAGATCCCCGTAAATGTAACGGGACCCAGCTTTTTCTCATTTTGTACATCTCTTTACACCAACTGTTGTCTTTTAAGTTATATTTCGACATAAGCACACCCCATGAAGAGTCAAACTCACTAGCGGTTTGACTTTGTGCAATGCAAGTTTCGTATTCGAAATTGAACTCTTCCATGGACCGTAACGCCCCTAAATTTTCATGTTCTTTAGCAAGAATCTGCCATGGAGAAAACCGATGATGGGCCCCGGGGAAAACATGAGCAATTGAATTTTGTATCGATTTGTCTTGATCTGCAATTATGGACACGGGACATTTTCCCGACATTGCGCGGGCCCACGCGTTAAATACCCACGTAAACGACTCTTCAGATTCTTCTGAAATTAAAGCACATCCTAGAAGAACAGGTTGTCTATGATGATTTACACCAATAAAAGAAGCAAAAGGAACAGTGTAACTCGATCTCCTATACGATGTATCGAAAACAATCGCATCACCAAATTGAGTACAAGAGAATCTGGACCGTCCATCTGCCCAGAAAACACTCATGCATCTGCTATCATCAACTTCAATAGCATAAAAGAACCCTGTGTCTTCAGCCTGACGGGTTTGAAAATACTCGAGAAGCACGTTATACCACCGACTACCAATCCCGCCTCCTCTATCTCTAGTTACTAAACTAAGCCCACCGTTTGTTTCAAGTAAATCCAAATTTTCCAACCCGTTAGTTAATTCTTCCTTAAAATGTTTAGGTGTTTTTTGACTTGTGTCTTCGGGAGAATCAAGTTCGTGATTATGTTCTTTTGAAAGACGGTCAACTACCCATCGACCCGAATCTTGTCTTTGTATTCTCATAAATGCACCACACCCGACTCGTGAAGGGTGTTGATGTCCTTCTTTTGAGCACACGAATCTTCTAGAAGTTATCGAGCCGTCATTTTTTGACCGAAAGAGTTGACCTATACGTACTTTGAAACCCATGCTGGCTGCATAAGTGTAGTAAAACTTGTAAGCCTCGTTAGCAGATGTGAAATCGAGACCCTTGCATGGTTCACCTCTAGGTTCGGGTTCTAGTTCTTCTCGTTTGAGACGTTTAAGATCAATAACACCAGACGGGCCATCATTTTCAAGTGATCGAATCCCGGTTCTTGATGACACAACTGGTGCCTGTTTTGGGCGGGATTGAGGTTTTCTTTGTATAATCGGGGTACGAGTTTCACCTGAAAGATCGAGATCGTGATTGTGCTCTTTTTTAATGTTTGCTAGAACCCATTTTCCATTATCGCCCTTTTGTACTCTTATGAAAGCGGGACAACCTGTTCGTACGGGGGTTTGAAAACCTTCTCTTGAACAAACGTATCGTCTTGAAATAACTGACCCGTCAACTCGGGATCTATAGAGTTGACCGATTCGGATTTTGAATCCGGATTGAGTTGCATAAGAAGTATAAAATTCTTGTGCGGCTTCGGCTGAATCGAATTCTAACCCAACGTATGGTTCGAATCTAGAATCTCCTTCATTTTCTCTTTGACCGTTGCTTATGAAAACTAACGGACCTGGTTTTCCTGTTACAGTCATGGTGTTGCCTAAATCTTGCAGATTCATATCAGTTCCTGAAACATAACGCAAATAGCAGGTCACGTTTTCAGCTGTAGAAAAATCAACCGCATTTTAGCAAATAATTCATATCACAAGTTAAATGATTACAAGGTCTTGCTTAGTAAACGATTGAGTGTGTGCATTTAAAAGAGTTTATAAACTGACAAATAATTATCCCTCTATACGATAGTGAATGCAAAATATGACTACCAGTTAAATATATTAGATGCCCCTGTAGGATGACTATTTAATAACTCTGGTGGGCTAAAGTTAATGTCACATACATGTTAGATTAATTACTGCCATGCGTATAAAGATATTCCTGATTAAATCTTGTTAGGACCTGACAACAATACTAAGATTTTGTGAAGTGAAAACAATCCTTAACTAAACAAGACTAATACTCTGAATTAATCAACTTGTTCAACTTGTAATACTTCTGATAAATAAGTCTAATACTTCCATCTATCCAATTAATCAGATTCAGTAAAGTGAAAACAATCCCCCTAACCTTCTGTTTATATAAAAGCCAAACTAAGAATTCTAACTTGTTCAAGATGCTAATCACAAATGACAATCCTTAACTATGAGCAAGACTTAACACTGTCTTCAAATTTTACTTATCTAACATTTTTAATACTtcccataaaataataataatcatacgaaTAATAATAAGACTTCACAAATGTTTAGTTAAAATGGACACATTGCATCATCATGGGGTCCTACGTAGAAGTAAATGTTGTATTTATTGGGGGATACGAATCAAAGGAATATCAAACACTGTGCTTTGAAGATAAAATGGATATTTTTATGTTAAACACAAGGGATCTGCCATATCAAATAATTCAAATATAAAGCGACCGGAAAGCACTATGTCCATGCTTTCATAAGACCAAATTCCCGAGTTTTTGAAACATATAGAAACTTGTGTGATCGTGCAAAAAAAACTGAGGCCACTAAATAATTATGTTTGAGAAAACAGTTGCTGTTTTACTACGTTTACCTAATCTTCCAAAGAAAGAACCAGAGCTTCGTTTATGCATCCTTCTTTACAAATCTATGTCGCAAAGATCGTGTTTTGACAAGTGAATAGTAAGGGGTTAAAACTAGGCTCCCGGATAGAGTTTCTTATAAAAACTTTATGAAAATAAACTGAAGATTTGCtcttcaaaaaataataataaataaactgaaAATTTTGCAAGAAAGGGCTTTTTCTCTAAACTATTATGACGATCTAAAACTTAATTTAGAGAGCCAGATAGTTAACAAGAGGGTTCCAAAAGGAGGATAAGAGATTAGATCAAAGTTCTAAATCCTTTCAAATGAAAACATCACACAAACCTAAACTACGACTCGGATAGAGATGTAAAGTAATAGGATGACTTTGATTCTTTTTTATTATGAGTTTCTGGAATGAAAACTGAATATCGTGTTGGTCCTCCTCAAAAAAACACCTTCCCTTTTTGAACCCATCTTTAAAGATAGAGACCAGAAAGTCGATAAATTTAATTTTACAGTTAAAAGGTCTCCAAAATTTATTCCATTATTATACCGAAATGAGTGAAGTGAAACTCAAACAGAAAAAAGAttctataattatttataattatttcataTAGATGTATACCAGAAATATATCATCTCCGAGCCATAGACACAGAATGATCACCTATAACATTGCGGGTGTTACTCATATATTTGATCGCATGAGATAGTATTCATACACGAGAATGGACAACATTGCATTTTAAGATAAACAAATTAGAATTGAGGATTATAGTGCTAGATCAAGTAACAGTGTAGGTCATCAGTAAAAAGTAGTGACATATACACTAAACTATAGTCATGTAAATGACATAATGTCGCTAATTTTTGAATAGAGTCGCAGGGAAGAAGGAAATATAGGATGAATCAGAGAAGAGGCTTAAGATAGTAATAAATTGCCTTTCATttgatatttttaaattttaaaaaacaaATCTAACACATAATGACAATGAAACTAAGGTTTAATAGGTCCAAATTTCATAGGATCAACTATGTGTCTACGTCAATGGAGCAAACATTTTCAACCAGACACATAACTTGTTAAGAACCAACAACGACATATGTCAATGCTAATATGTATCTTCTCTGGTGTATTAGCTACAGACACCTCGTGCTAAATGCAACAATAAACTGAACTGTTTCCTTGAATATAACCAGTCATCCACTCTTTCCATCAGTTCATACCCTCTATGCAGCCATGTCTTGAAACCAAAAAGTACAAGGTAAATAAGCCCCCACCGCCCATGCAATCGAAAAGACTTcaaaatatcaaacacgttaaataACTCCAACTATAACCTCATTGTGATCCTATAAACCATGACTTCACTGTCAGCTCAAGATAAAGTAATTTACTCATATCTTCTAACAGTCCGTCCGTATACCAATCCAAAAGGTTAACAATGCCTAATCACCTATGATCACACAAGTTTTCTACTCTCATCACAAATACATTTATAAAGACATGTTTCTAATCTTATATGAAAACTTCAGCATGTATAAACAAATTTAAACATATTCGTTAGCATGCAATAACACAAATATCGTTTCCGCATTCGAATACGACTAACTTTAAACCTAAATCTCCAATTCAGCTCTTATGGCTTTATCAAATAACTCTACAGCAAAGCAACAAATGCTAATTTCAGATATAGCTAGTAGATACATAAACAACAAACACACACAAATAAACTAGCTCATACGAAACTATAATATAATTATAACACATCGAAATGCAGCAATTTAACAAAATcgtataaattagggtttaatacctTTGCATATCGGTAGTTTTTCGTTCAATTAGAGTTTCAGCGCAGCCAAAAATACTAGATCATCAGCAGAAAATAACATAATCATTCCGTACTATAAACGGATAAACCTCGCAGAAGCATAATTATCGTGGTTTATATTTAAGGCGCTCTAAGAATGAGGGAAATGGACACGAATCGTACATATTTGAGCGCGACTTGATCTGAGGAAAATTTGAGAAACTGAAAAAGGAGTATGTGCTATTGAAATCGAGCTCGATTGAAGACGAATTTTTGTTAATTTTGAGTGTGTATTGTAGGAGGGAGTGCGGTTGTTTTTGGTACTGTGGGTGAGTGTTCTTTGTATCGACGGTGGGGCCTTTTTAGCACAGAGAAATTATATCATCGCTTGTCATAGAAACTTATCCAATAAAGGCAATTTTagtataaaaaaattaaataagaAAAGTAATTTGAGAAAAAATTGTGTCACATTTTGTAAGTTAAAGTTAGTTTTTCTTTTtaacggcgatatcgacatcgaGTGATTTCATTTATTACCCATACACGCGTTAAGTGGAAGctcaattcgcgacgatgttggtagtaccatcgaaggttggggAAAAACCCCAAAGACCTtctcaaatcgcattgatgttggcaaTATCATCAAAGGTTGGAAACTCCCTAATTGAATTGAGAATCGAACATGAGTTTCCAGTACCCTAAGTTGGATCTCAGcccataccactcaagccaagcttGTGGTTATTTAAATTGTACAACCATAGTATGTATGTAACGTCACTTCTAATCATGACAACCGTTAATAgaaataatctcttctatattagcgTCACATCAACACAAAAAACTTTAAGACCATAGATAAT
This genomic window from Rutidosis leptorrhynchoides isolate AG116_Rl617_1_P2 chromosome 2, CSIRO_AGI_Rlap_v1, whole genome shotgun sequence contains:
- the LOC139891332 gene encoding protein FAR1-RELATED SEQUENCE 7-like, translated to MNLQDLGNTMTVTGKPGPLVFISNGQRENEGDSRFEPYVGLEFDSAEAAQEFYTSYATQSGFKIRIGQLYRSRVDGSVISRRYVCSREGFQTPVRTGCPAFIRVQKGDNGKWVLANIKKEHNHDLDLSGETRTPIIQRKPQSRPKQAPVVSSRTGIRSLENDGPSGVIDLKRLKREELEPEPRGEPCKGLDFTSANEAYKFYYTYAASMGFKVRIGQLFRSKNDGSITSRRFVCSKEGHQHPSRVGCGAFMRIQRQDSGRWVVDRLSKEHNHELDSPEDTSQKTPKHFKEELTNGLENLDLLETNGGLSLVTRDRGGGIGSRWYNVLLEYFQTRQAEDTGFFYAIEVDDSRCMSVFWADGRSRFSCTQFGDAIVFDTSYRRSSYTVPFASFIGVNHHRQPVLLGCALISEESEESFTWVFNAWARAMSGKCPVSIIADQDKSIQNSIAHVFPGAHHRFSPWQILAKEHENLGALRSMEEFNFEYETCIAQSQTASEFDSSWGVLMSKYNLKDNSWCKEMYKMRKSWVPLHLRGSFFAGIPVDGTIKSYFGAILTSQVPLNEFIMRYEKAIEHNREEERKEDYNSFNLQTVLHTKDPLEEQCRRHYTITVFKVFQKELLESYSYVGIKINIEGAISRYLVQRCGNGDERNTVAFNASNLNISCSCRMFEFEGVLCRHALKVFQIMNVREIPSRYILHRWTKSAKYGILRDAESGGGSQDFKALMVWSLREEAHSYIDAGAASIERYKLAFEILQEGRRNLCWHN